One genomic region from Acidobacteriota bacterium encodes:
- the ribE gene encoding 6,7-dimethyl-8-ribityllumazine synthase, giving the protein MPKVIQGNLDAKNLRFGIIVSRFNEFVSERLLEGALDCLERHGAEEKNISIFKVPGCFEIPLFAKRIADTKKHDAIICLGVLIRGETPHFDFLSAEVTKGIASVGMETGMPVIFGVLTSENLDQAIERAGAKSGNKGWMTALSAIEMANLYRAAKA; this is encoded by the coding sequence ATGCCTAAGGTCATTCAGGGAAACCTCGATGCCAAGAATCTGAGGTTTGGCATCATCGTAAGCCGTTTTAATGAGTTTGTTTCTGAGAGGCTGCTGGAAGGGGCTCTCGACTGCCTCGAGAGGCATGGAGCGGAGGAGAAGAATATCTCGATCTTCAAAGTTCCCGGTTGCTTTGAGATCCCTCTCTTTGCAAAGAGGATCGCAGATACAAAGAAGCACGATGCGATCATCTGTCTGGGTGTCCTGATCCGAGGGGAGACGCCGCATTTCGATTTCTTGAGTGCTGAAGTGACTAAAGGAATTGCTTCGGTGGGGATGGAGACAGGAATGCCGGTCATTTTTGGCGTGCTTACTTCTGAGAATCTCGATCAGGCAATAGAGAGGGCGGGCGCCAAATCCGGGAACAAGGGATGGATGACAGCACTGTCCGCAATTGAAATGGCCAATCTCTATCGTGCCGCGAAGGCTTAG
- the nusB gene encoding transcription antitermination factor NusB, protein MGFRRKGREYALQILFQIDVSGHSIEDIFPFFWKDKNDLQDVRDFTERIVHGVREDLQQIDNIIAANAEHWRLNRMAIVDRNILRMAIYEFLFELQTPLIVIIDEAIEVAKKFGSEESGSFVNGILDAVKKKIENGIIASKRTPVDSRQE, encoded by the coding sequence ATGGGGTTCAGAAGAAAAGGGAGGGAGTACGCTCTTCAGATACTTTTTCAGATCGACGTCTCAGGACATAGCATTGAAGACATTTTTCCTTTCTTCTGGAAAGATAAGAATGATCTTCAAGATGTTAGAGACTTTACGGAGAGAATAGTTCACGGCGTAAGAGAAGATCTCCAGCAGATAGACAACATCATTGCAGCAAATGCCGAACACTGGAGATTGAACAGGATGGCCATTGTGGACCGGAATATCTTGAGGATGGCCATCTATGAGTTTCTGTTCGAGTTGCAGACCCCGCTCATTGTCATCATCGACGAAGCGATCGAGGTGGCGAAGAAATTCGGGAGCGAAGAATCGGGGTCTTTCGTCAACGGCATCCTCGATGCGGTGAAAAAGAAGATCGAAAATGGTATCATCGCATCGAAACGAACGCCCGTCGATTCCAGACAGGAGTGA
- the leuS gene encoding leucine--tRNA ligase: protein MKEQYEFQELEIKWQKRWEDEKIFKVSETPGKKEFYCLEMLPYPSGRIHMGHVRNYSIGDAMARFKMMQGYNVLHPMGWDALGMPAENAAIKHKTHPKSWTLNNIDHMRKQIKRLGFGYDWSREVTTCLPEYYRWNQWFFLKLLERGLAYRGRRAVNWCKSCQTVLANEQVEDGGCWRCGRSVTKREFNQWFLKITHYAEELLQELDHLQSWPERVITMQQNWIGRSEGSSVSFQVEGLDKKIDIFTTRIDTIFGSTFLVMAAEHPDLKVISRGLPAEQRVQEFVTQQLRKSLVDRFSEEVEKVGVFTGRYAINPFNGERIPIWVANFVLMEYGTGAVMSVPAHDQRDFDFAKKYGMEIRQVIRPESEDQIDIPMKRAFIEDGILINSGSFSGLRSDEARGKMTRYAKENGFGNFEVSYRLKDWGISRQRYWGTPIPVIYCQDCGIVPVPENELPVILPDQVVIEGYGSSPLERAPGFLNVKCPKCEKAAKRETDTMDTFIDSSWYFYRYCDPLNQNAPFSRDVADYWFPIDLYIGGIEHATMHLIYCRFFAKFMRDIGLIRYGEPVQKLFTQGMVIRFGQKMSKSKGNEVTPDEMIERYGADTTRLFSLFASPPERDLEWSDQGVEGSFRFLSRVWRLLYKFEKRLKDVNIDFSGIEAGDNALKLRRKTHQTIFKVTGDIDRRMHFNTAIAAIMELVNELYLFYEREGFSMVELMAIKESLQAISLLLVPFAPHFAEEMRESLGGKGLANGQSWPVADERLLEEESVLIVIQVNGKLRGKIVAPRGSSAEYVFTRAQEDDRIRLFLAGKSIVKKIYIPDKLFNIVVR from the coding sequence ATGAAGGAACAATACGAATTTCAAGAACTAGAGATCAAGTGGCAGAAACGCTGGGAAGATGAGAAGATTTTCAAGGTCTCCGAAACTCCTGGAAAGAAGGAATTCTACTGCCTCGAGATGCTTCCGTATCCTTCGGGAAGGATTCACATGGGGCATGTAAGAAACTACTCCATTGGCGATGCGATGGCGCGGTTCAAGATGATGCAGGGATACAATGTCCTCCATCCCATGGGATGGGATGCTCTCGGGATGCCGGCGGAGAATGCCGCCATCAAGCACAAGACGCATCCGAAGTCCTGGACGCTGAACAACATCGATCACATGAGAAAGCAGATAAAGAGACTTGGTTTCGGGTATGACTGGAGCCGTGAAGTGACAACCTGCCTCCCGGAATATTACCGATGGAACCAGTGGTTCTTCCTGAAGCTGCTGGAGAGAGGGTTAGCATACAGGGGAAGGAGGGCGGTGAACTGGTGCAAGTCCTGTCAGACCGTCCTGGCCAATGAGCAGGTGGAGGATGGAGGATGCTGGCGGTGCGGCCGTTCAGTGACGAAGAGAGAGTTCAATCAATGGTTTCTGAAGATCACCCATTATGCGGAAGAACTTCTCCAGGAGCTTGACCATCTGCAGAGCTGGCCGGAGCGGGTTATCACGATGCAGCAGAACTGGATAGGAAGAAGTGAAGGCTCCAGTGTCTCTTTCCAGGTTGAGGGATTGGATAAGAAGATAGACATCTTCACAACCAGGATCGATACAATCTTTGGTTCTACCTTTCTCGTCATGGCTGCTGAGCATCCTGACCTGAAGGTTATCTCCCGTGGGTTGCCTGCTGAACAGCGTGTTCAAGAATTCGTTACGCAGCAACTGCGGAAGAGTTTAGTCGACAGGTTCTCGGAAGAGGTGGAGAAAGTGGGTGTCTTCACTGGACGATATGCGATTAATCCTTTCAATGGAGAACGGATCCCGATCTGGGTCGCCAATTTCGTTCTGATGGAATACGGAACAGGAGCCGTCATGTCGGTTCCCGCTCATGACCAGAGGGATTTCGATTTTGCAAAGAAGTACGGGATGGAGATCAGGCAGGTCATCAGGCCTGAATCTGAAGATCAAATCGACATCCCGATGAAACGGGCATTCATCGAGGATGGAATCCTCATCAATTCAGGATCGTTCAGCGGGTTGAGAAGCGATGAAGCACGCGGGAAGATGACCCGATATGCGAAAGAGAACGGTTTTGGAAATTTTGAGGTCAGTTACAGGTTAAAGGACTGGGGGATCTCACGTCAGCGGTACTGGGGAACGCCGATCCCAGTGATCTACTGCCAGGATTGTGGGATCGTTCCCGTTCCCGAAAATGAGCTTCCAGTCATCCTTCCCGATCAGGTCGTCATAGAAGGTTATGGTTCTTCTCCTCTTGAAAGAGCCCCTGGTTTCCTGAATGTGAAATGTCCAAAATGCGAGAAAGCCGCAAAGAGAGAGACAGATACCATGGATACCTTCATCGATTCATCCTGGTACTTCTACCGCTACTGCGATCCTCTCAATCAGAATGCCCCTTTTTCCAGGGACGTCGCGGATTACTGGTTCCCGATCGATCTCTACATCGGAGGGATCGAACATGCAACAATGCATCTCATCTACTGTCGTTTCTTTGCAAAGTTCATGAGGGACATAGGGCTGATCAGGTATGGCGAGCCTGTTCAGAAGCTGTTCACTCAGGGAATGGTCATCCGCTTCGGGCAGAAGATGTCCAAGAGCAAGGGGAACGAGGTGACACCCGACGAGATGATAGAAAGATACGGTGCCGATACAACCAGACTCTTCTCACTCTTTGCATCTCCGCCGGAACGGGATCTGGAATGGAGTGATCAGGGTGTCGAAGGCTCTTTCCGCTTCCTATCCAGAGTCTGGAGGCTTCTGTACAAATTTGAAAAACGGCTGAAGGATGTGAATATCGACTTTTCCGGAATAGAAGCAGGAGATAATGCGTTGAAGCTCAGGAGGAAGACGCATCAGACTATCTTCAAAGTCACCGGCGATATCGACAGGAGGATGCATTTCAACACGGCTATCGCGGCTATCATGGAGCTCGTCAACGAACTATACCTCTTCTATGAGAGAGAGGGTTTTTCCATGGTGGAGTTAATGGCGATCAAGGAATCTCTTCAGGCCATTTCGCTGTTACTCGTCCCCTTTGCCCCGCATTTTGCGGAGGAGATGAGAGAGAGCCTTGGAGGGAAGGGCCTGGCTAACGGGCAGAGCTGGCCTGTAGCGGATGAAAGACTCCTTGAGGAAGAGAGTGTCCTGATCGTCATCCAGGTCAATGGAAAGTTAAGAGGAAAGATCGTCGCCCCCAGAGGATCATCCGCGGAATATGTATTCACGCGGGCCCAGGAGGATGACAGGATCCGGCTCTTCCTGGCAGGCAAGAGCATAGTCAAGAAGATCTATATTCCGGATAAGTTATTCAATATAGTCGTCCGGTGA
- the lptE gene encoding LPS assembly lipoprotein LptE translates to MKRLISIVSLLLLTSCGYRLAGQNIFLPPNIKRIAVIPFVNETKRSEIEQRITESITKELTKRGKYRVISSRENSDAFLEGAISSFSTNPIQFNPEGRATVVEVSISVRAKLTDSADGNVIWNQEHFLYREQFDIPESEIDFFDQEIVAIERIAGSFARSLVTSLLEGF, encoded by the coding sequence ATGAAAAGATTGATATCCATCGTTTCGCTTCTGCTTTTGACATCCTGCGGCTACCGCCTTGCAGGGCAAAACATTTTCCTCCCACCGAATATCAAAAGGATTGCCGTCATCCCTTTCGTCAATGAGACGAAAAGATCTGAAATAGAACAGAGGATCACCGAGAGCATTACGAAGGAACTGACCAAGAGGGGAAAATACAGAGTGATCTCCAGCAGGGAGAACTCGGATGCATTTCTGGAGGGTGCAATTTCTTCTTTTTCAACGAACCCGATCCAGTTTAATCCGGAAGGGCGAGCAACAGTAGTTGAAGTAAGCATCTCCGTGAGGGCTAAGCTAACGGATAGTGCTGACGGAAATGTCATCTGGAACCAGGAGCATTTCCTCTACCGCGAACAATTTGATATTCCAGAAAGCGAGATAGACTTCTTTGACCAAGAGATCGTGGCTATCGAAAGAATTGCCGGCAGTTTTGCGCGATCGCTTGTAACATCCCTTCTCGAGGGGTTCTGA